One region of Scomber scombrus chromosome 10, fScoSco1.1, whole genome shotgun sequence genomic DNA includes:
- the LOC133987471 gene encoding large ribosomal subunit protein eL22 isoform X1: MAPIQKKQNHGKGGKKKKQVLKFTLDCTHPVEDGIMDAANFEQFLQERIKVNGKAGNLGGGVVSIERSKSKITVSSEVPFSKRYLKYLTKKYLKKNNLRDWLRVVANTKESYELRYFQINQDEEEEEDED, from the exons ATGGCGCCTATA cagAAGAAGCAGAACCACGGTAAAGGTggtaagaagaagaagcaggtcTTAAAGTTCACACTGGACTGCACCCATCCAGTTGAAGATGGCATCATGGACGCCGCCAACTTT GAGCAGTTCCTTCAGGAGCGCATCAAGGTGAACGGGAAAGCTGGCAACCTGGGTGGTGGTGTGGTCTCCATCGAGAGGAGCAAGAGCAAGATCACCGTGTCCTCTGAGGTCCCCTTCTCCAAAAG ATACCTGAAGTATCTGACCAAGAAGTACCTGAAGAAGAACAATCTTCGTGACTGGCTGCGCGTCGTGGCAAACACCAAGGAGAGCTACGAACTCCGCTACTTCCAGATTAACcaggacgaagaggaggaggaagatgaagattaa
- the LOC133987471 gene encoding large ribosomal subunit protein eL22 isoform X2 has translation MAPIKKQNHGKGGKKKKQVLKFTLDCTHPVEDGIMDAANFEQFLQERIKVNGKAGNLGGGVVSIERSKSKITVSSEVPFSKRYLKYLTKKYLKKNNLRDWLRVVANTKESYELRYFQINQDEEEEEDED, from the exons ATGGCGCCTATA AAGAAGCAGAACCACGGTAAAGGTggtaagaagaagaagcaggtcTTAAAGTTCACACTGGACTGCACCCATCCAGTTGAAGATGGCATCATGGACGCCGCCAACTTT GAGCAGTTCCTTCAGGAGCGCATCAAGGTGAACGGGAAAGCTGGCAACCTGGGTGGTGGTGTGGTCTCCATCGAGAGGAGCAAGAGCAAGATCACCGTGTCCTCTGAGGTCCCCTTCTCCAAAAG ATACCTGAAGTATCTGACCAAGAAGTACCTGAAGAAGAACAATCTTCGTGACTGGCTGCGCGTCGTGGCAAACACCAAGGAGAGCTACGAACTCCGCTACTTCCAGATTAACcaggacgaagaggaggaggaagatgaagattaa
- the icmt gene encoding protein-S-isoprenylcysteine O-methyltransferase has product MAGSKLVLEGRVSVKSFILGLSVVIIPLVRTWFGHLDWVFDYLTETPGKIAISIYIAVINGLLLITYRGPLYKVAVRACFLGVTFGCGLVISCSETTWTQFGWYMCSLSFFHYSEYLVTAIINPRSLSLDSFLLNHSVEYTLAAISSWVEFSVEKLIVPDMKQLNWLGLLGLFMVLCGEGLRKAAMLTAGSNFNHIVQNEKAQSHVLVTDGVYSYFRHPSYVGWFYWSIGTQVMLCNPVCILGYTIASWRFFRERIEEEELSLIHFFAEDYVEYKKRVATGLPFISGIRVN; this is encoded by the exons ATGGCAGGCAGTAAGTTGGTGCTAGAAGGAAGAGTAAGTGTAAAAAGCTTTATATTAGGGCTCAGCGTGGTCATAATCCCTTTGGTCAGAACCTGGTTTGGACATCTCGACTGGGTTTTTGATTATCTAACGGAAACTCCCGGGAAAATAGCTATTAGCATCTACATAGCAGTTATCAACGGCCTCTTGCTCATCACATACAGAGGACCTCTGTACAAG GTGGCTGTGAGAGCCTGCTTTCTGGGAGTCACTTTTGGCTGCGGCTTAGTTATAAGCTGCTCTGAAACCACCTGGACACAATTTGGCTG GTACATGTGCTCCCTGTCGTTCTTCCACTACTCGGAGTACCTGGTGACGGCCATCATTAACCCTCGCAGCCTGTCCCTGGACTCGTTCCTGCTCAACCACAGCGTGGAGTACACCCTGGCTGCTATCTCATCGTGGGTGGAGTTCAGTGTGGAGAAGCTTATAGTTCCAG ATATGAAGCAGCTGAACTGGTTGGGTTTACTGGGTCTCTTCATGGTGCTGTGTGGTGAAGGTCTGCGCAAGGCGGCCATGTTGACGGCCGGCTCCAACTTCAACCACATCGTCCAGAATGAAAAGGCCCAGAGCCACGTCCTGGTTACTGATGGAGTCTACTCCTACTTCAGACACCCCTCCTATGTGGGCTGGTTCTACTGGAGCATAGGAACACAG GTCATGTTGTGTAACCCCGTGTGTATACTGGGCTACACGATAGCCAGCTGGAGGTTCTTTCGGGAACGGATCGAGGAGGAGGAGCTCTCCCTCATCCATTTCTTTGCAGAGGACTATGTGGAGTACAAGAAGAGGGTTGCTACCGGGCTGCCCTTCATCTCAGGAATCCGCGTCAACTAG